The genomic interval tttgaaattccaacTTGTTACCAGACTGGATTCCCTGCCCTCCCTGGCCATCATATCCTTAATGTACACATTTTGAGCTTGAGATATTACTGCTAAGTTCGGAAAAGATTCCTTCAAAGGCGCATCCCCATCGAACATCTTCCCAAAATTGGATTCGATCCCCCTTCCCTACCCTAAAGTCTACCAACAACAGgaattcatatataataaattgtCACCTTTTTTGGAATCCCACTTATTGTCAGCTTTTCCATAATGAATTTTAATAACTCTGTGCCATAAAGAATTTCCTTCAAGCAAAAATCTCCACAACCATTTCATAAGCAGTCCTTTGTTTGTCATATTTAACCTCCCAATGCCCAAACCACCTTCAAATATAGGTTTACAAACCATCTCCCATGCTACCAAACGATCACCTCTTGAAAGATCTTCGCCTTCCCATAAAAGGTTTCGCATTAACTTTTTCCAATTGATTGGTAACTGCCTTTGGGGTTTTGAACACTAAAAGATAATTAATTGGTAATGACAATAACACAGATTGTATGAGTCTTAGTCTACCACACCACTTGATAAAAATGCACTCTTCTAACCGTCGAGACATTTTGCACACATAGCTAGAATTGGTTCTTAAAATTCCCCCTTTTCTAGGGGATCGGCCTAAAAGCATACCAAGATACTTCATAAGTAAACTTCCTACTCCACACCCAATAAAGGCAGCACACGCTATCACTACCTTTTCTACCATGCCTAGTCCCAACAACTATCTTTTGGGTACATTAATTTTTAGCACTGAAATAGCAGAAAATACATTAACTATATCCATTAATACTATAAGTGAGCTTTGATCATTGACAAAGAACATTGTATCATCAGTGAACTGCAAGTGACTAACTTGAATCTTTTCTCTCCTCACCATTAAAACCTCTAAGGTTAAAGGAACTTAAAGCTTTATCAACCATCAACACATCAGCCTCCAATGTGAACAAGAACAGTGAAAGTGGATCTCCTTATCTGAATCTTCTAGAGCCATAAAATTTGCCTCATGGTTCCCCATTAATGAATAGATGTAACGAGGACATTATTGATTATTGAGTAGTAAGGGTGAGAGTGCTCTCCCACTTTGGGGGTTTTCCCCTCTGTTGACATTATTGATTATTGAGTAGTAAGGTTGAGAGTGTTCTCCTATTTTGGGGGTTTTCCCCTTTGTTGCCATTATTGATAGTACTCGATGGTGTTAAGTTATGTTATTTGACTAAAGCATCTGTTGTACTCGATAATACTCAGTAGTTAAGATGCTTGTTTATCTTCAATCGAAACTTTAACTCTCTGTATGCTTTAacttaaataacataacttaacAACACCATCGAGTAATAACATGACTATAACTCTAGTTatgttgtttgtttattttcaaTTGAAACCATAACTCTCTAGAACCATTGAGTACTATCCAGTACAACCGATGTTTTAATCAAATAACATAGCTTAACAATACCATTGAATTTGCAATATATACTCGATAGTGTTCGATGGCACTTGATAGTACtattgttttttcattttttctattaaataaaaaacaagtaCTATCAAGTTTATATTGCAAATTCATCTCTAACCACAAGAACATGCTTATATAGAGTAACCATTGAACCTATCGAGTCTTTACGAGCAGAAAGCgcaaaaaatgcaaaaaaaaaaattaagatcaaATTTTTTGCAAAAAATTCAATACAACAAACGAACAAAGGCCCAGATTTATTCGAAAGCTCCATCAAACATGTAAAAGCCAACACCAATGAATAAATGTTAGAGAAAGTCACAATCCCATGAAAGCTTCCCTCCAAGCAtccaaaaatgataaaatggtgaCAAGAGTGGGTGGTGGTCAAAGTCGAGTACCGTCTAAGGTGATTTGGTATGGGTTTGGAATAGAAGGAGATGAGAGGAGTAGAAAGAACcgagagaaaagagattgagaaAATTAGgagaatttgaaaaaaaaaaaaaaaaaagaggggtATTTTGAGAAAGAGGAGAAAGATTAGCATAATTTTGTATTGGATTCCAATAGTaagttaattttgttgtttggtTCCATTTAAAGCAAAGAAAGTCAAATTTCCCTTTGAAAAAGAGAATAAAAACAAACCAAGGATTCAACTCTAGGGTACCTCTGCCATCTTTGTGATTTCATATACTTAGAAGAGTTGTTTTTGTAAGTAAAGGAGAGTCAATTCTACTATTCTTTTGTAGATCGATTTTCCTTGTTTATAATCTAAACATGTTACTAAGGGAGGAGTGTGATAGAGAGCCTTTGGGAGAAGCTTGCATCAAGAGATGCAAGCACTCATCAAGCTTTTGAAGGGAATTCAAATCTTGATGTTTCAGTAAAGATTCATTTAGCAAAGCGCTAGTACATGAAGTTTGTGACAAAAATATTAGAGtcaaaatttttgttttatgtAAAAAACCTTGTACTTGTGATATTTAACTAATGGATCTTATCTCTAAGTGTGACCCCATTGTAAAAGATATTGAAACCACGGATAAAATCCCGTGTCATTTTATTTACAGCTATCACTTGTTTTTCTTGCTAGTTTGATAATTCTGGAGTTGCACACTTTATTTGTAACTACAAATATATCTTTGCATTACCAACTTGTGgcttccgcatttaattaatcttttatttcAAATAAATGTTGGTAATTCAAGTTTTATTGACGAAAAAAGACAGCCTTCAAATAGAATGTAGGGATGTAAAGCAACAATTGTTTGATGTTAAATTTgtctttaaagaattttatactCAAAGGgaaaaccaacaacaaagttAGATGGATGGTCAAATTTCTTATCATTTTGTTGGATTGCTTTGGTATGAGCTTCAAAGGGACTTTTCAGTTGGAGTCTACCATTCTCAGAAAATGAACTTGAGCTCGAGTTCTTTCATGGAGTGGGTGAATGATGTAGGAGAGGAGATAATGAATTAGAATGtcatattatgttattttggtattttattattttggttatttttgtaattttggtaAATGCTACATTTATGCCTGATTAGATGTAAAGAGGACACTATTGATTAATGAGTAGTAAAGTTGAGAGTGTTCATCCATATTGGGGTTTTCTACTTTGATGCCATGGATTTGGCATGCACATTGCTCTCACTTATCCAATCCACAGCATCACTTTTTCTCTAAGTTCAATAATATTTCAGAGTTCTTCAGATCAAAATTCTGTCAAAACAGCATAGATtaactatatataatatgtgAATAGCAGGAAGCATACCCTCTCAGCAGATATCTCTTTTGTCAACAGTAAAGAACGATTTTGCTCTGACAtatgaaaaaaagaataatgGTTAACTGTAGCACATTGACACAGACCATCCAACATGAGTAGTGACATGATATTCTTACCTTCGACAAATAACTCACGGGTGCTTTTGAATGCTCTGAAGAGATGAAGAGACAGATTTGCAATAGCAGCACTAGCAGCAGGGCCTGATAGTTTTGTAAGAGAAATGGAGATCACCGGCATTCCCTTTGATTTCTGAGCAACTAACTTTGCACTTGCAGCACCTGAAGTgccacaaaattaataaaagtattaatTTCCTTGCAGAAATTATAGGTTCATCATCTTGAAAGTGACATGCATCTACAATAATTAGCAAACAAATAAATTAGAGAAGAGAGGAAGATAATCCCTTctcttttttttgttaaaacaaaaaaaataaaaaaaaaaaaaaaaaaaaaaaaaaaaaaaaaaaaaaaaaaaaaaaaaaaaaaaaaaaaaaaaaaaaaaaaaaaaaaaaaaaaaaagagacaaaGGTCAAATGTGTTAGACTGACCTTCTCCCAAATTTATTAGGGAGCTCACTTATGACAACTTATATGGGAGGAAAACCGAGGTAACAAAATAGACATTAGAATTTAAAGCACAAATCATAACGATAATACATTCAGTACAAGCCCCTAGACATTTAGAACTATATCTTATGCCCCAACATTGAGATAATTTAGATGAAGATAACCCCCTCTTGCCCCAAGCAAAACAACACAAACTCAAGCCTAAAAATGTAGTTCATATTCTCCTAGCCTGTTATAGTGGCTAACGAATATGGGTCAGATACCAATTTCTTCTGAGCAAGTAATCTAAATTCACAGAAGCTACAGATCGGTAAATACTCAAATCTTTCTCAGTAATATTCAAGGGTATGCAATAGAAACGTTATAGGCCCTACTGTGAGCTAAATTCTAAAACAAAATTTCTAGATTATTTTTTCCACTACTTCATCAAACCAAGAAAATAACGATCATGATCATGCCTACTTGCATATAAGACTTAGCTTGTTATTTGATCAAAACGAAAGATAATTAGCTTGTAAACTATCCACTGTAAATGAGACGGGTAACAATTATGTTGTTCATGATTTGTATCTGTTAcatctttttcttttacaaTGTAAGATTGTTCATGTACATTGTCGTGGATATGTTAAGAGAAAGGGAGGGGTTAGTACAGCCAAGCATAAGCACCCCAATGATCTTTGTGAAAATTCAACTAGCACAAAATGGACATTTTTTCTTATCACCAACAGACACACACATAAGTGCGAAATTCAAATCAGAAACAGACAATCTCTGAAATCTTGACCCTCCGTTTTGAATACAAATTTGATGAGGGAAAGGGGAAAACAAAGGGACATTTTGTGTTTTGCTTGAAATTATGGAGTAAAAGAAATTTGTTCTAGAGAATCATCTTGGAACAAGCATAAAATAAGCTTGGACGACTTGAAATTAagagttaaaaaaaatgatgatgagTTGGGGAAAATGTTTTCTAGGTCCTTTCGCTCATATCCCTcccccaaaataaataaataaataaataaaagcagTCCAATACACGTACAAAGAAAAGAAATAGGCCATGAATACAAATGTTTAACCTGATCAAATGACAGACATGAGACCCCTTTTGTTTCAACAAtcacaaataaaataataataatcaaaagGGAGCAAGACTTACCATTGTTCGAGTTAGAATGTCCATCAAGAATAAGCTTTACATCTTGAGATTTTAAGGATGCCATGACATACTCCAtaaactcagaccaagaccctcCTATTCCAATATCATCCCTCTGTATATAACACCAACTCTCTATTAAATttgttttagaaagaaaaagaaaaaggtgttACAGAAACACAAGTAATAAAAAATCTTCAATTGAACAAAAGATTTCATTCGAAAATCTAAAATGTAAGAAGAATACGTAAAGAGAATATATTACATTCAGCCATTGCAATATTCATTTGTATCggttaaaaaacaaaaattaagagaaaattTATAAAGTAAGGCCCTTTACACTTGGTAGCTAAAAGAAAATTCGGGTTCTTACGACGCAAatttaagtaatcaaaataagTTCATTCAACGGTACTGGATTCGAGCTACACAGATGATCATTGCGTGGAAatgaaaatgaagaaaatataATGGTAAAAAAGGTAACCATGTCCTCCAGCTGCAGAACCGATCGTACGGCCTCCCAAGTGTTGGAGTGGAAATCAGTAACATGGATTGTGAGACGAGAAGTATCGGCAGCGCTAGCATGAACATGAAACAAAAATCGATCCAACTCTTCGGACGATTGCTTAGTCGCCCACTCCACTTTCAACTCCCCGAAGATGGGTTCCAACTCTTCAAACCCCATTTAGCTCTGTTTGGATAATTCCATGGAAGGGGGTGTATTGGTGTAATGATGGCGGAGCCAGCCAACATTTGTACTTTTCTAGAAgagcccaaaaaaaaaaaaagaattacctAGGTTTGGGCTTCTAAAGTGGTTTTAGCACTAATTGTTTTAGTTGCAGCTCTAATTGCAATAGGgttttctatgtagaattctaaTTGTGCTTGCACAGAAGGATCTACTACTGTGGGGACTTGATTGACTGGCCCTCCTTAGGGGATGttgtaaattttgaaaagatatggGTTGGCTGGCCATACCCTGGGAGAGTGTATGGTGAAGATCAGCCATGCCTTTCAGACCCTGGCCAGCCATTCCCAAGTACGGGAGTTGGCCCAAGCCGGCCAGGCTTATGCTCGGTTGTTGTGCTTGGCCGGCCAGACTTGCATTAGGCAGGGTCTGGCCGCCTAGCACTCCTCCATGGCTAGCCAGACCTGCAAAGGGTAGGGTATGGCCGCCTAAGATGCTTCTTTAGCTGACCAAACTTGCGTTGGGTAGGGTCTGGCCATTTGTGACTCCACGGTCGACTGGTGTTGGTTGTGTGTTGATTGGGGATAGATCACACCAATTGTTGGAGTTTGGTATATCTAGATGTCTAAAGTGATCGATCTCACTTCTCGAATCACCATTTTGGGTGTTTTCACCTACTCTCGGTCCTCTTCGAtccaagatcaatctctgtgcACCTCGCTCCCCTTGGGGAGGAAGTGATGTACCCTGGTCGGCCAGTGGCTGTAGAATGGGGGTTGCTGTTGAGCCAGAGATCCTTGGCCAGCCCCCCAAAGCCGCTGATTACCGAGATCTGGTTGTTCACGTCATTTGACCTTTGAGGAAAGGTCTGTCTTCCCTATTGTAGGGAAAGATCTGCCCTAGTTCCTAAGGAACCCGACGGTAGTCTTCCTTGAATTGGATACCTAAGGAGATCCTAGCCTCTTCTGTCAGTTTTCTGATTGAACCGTCTTATTAGATCGCTGGCCTCCCGGTTACGGCGATCTAATTCTGCTTGGTGAGATCGAAGGATGTACTCCTGGTCATCCATCCATCTTAGAAATTTGCGTCTCTAAAATTAGCAATGCATGGTTCTTCAGTAAGGCCTGCATGGCCTACAGCTTCCCTGAGTCAAGCCAACTCAAGGTCTTTTCCTAGGTCTAGGTGAGGCTCGCCAATTGCTGGCTCACCCACTCCCGGACCTGTCTCTCTATCGTAGAACTGGAGTTGAGGTCCAGTTGTTGTTCCAGGGGGTTGTTTCCCCTGGGCCCTTCCTTTAGTGGGAGGCGCAAACGGTGGGTCTACTCTTGGAGGTGTGGGTCTGCCACTTGGATCCATCGGGGTGCTCGTGTCAGGTTGGCCAGGTATGGTGGCCAGACTTATTGCGCCTGTTGTGGTGACAAGATTTACCACATCTGTAGTATTCATGGGGATTCTAGTTCTGACTAGAACCTGAGTGCCTAGATCTGCGATTTGTGGGTCTTAAGAGAGACCCGAAGATGCAGAGGTGTGACAGGAGTTCTTCTTGTGTTTACTATGGCGTTTGATCAGATCATGATATCCactctctcaatgaaagcaccaaactgttggcCTCAAAAAGTGATCAACCGACAGCAAGGTCGTGCAAATCTGATGCTTGCCACGTGTGTGCATAAATAAGAATGAAAAGCAATAGACAATAGGATTtgttatagaggttcgaccTCATTATGATAAcgagtaatgacctactccccttttagttaTATTATACTGAGGGAATTACTATCCAGATCGCTATAGGTGGAATCTGCTAAAGTACCTTTAGGATTACAATGTATGAATCAATGCTTGGCAAAACTCAAGTGTTAGACAGCCTAGGGTAGGCGTGTGAGAgagaatgaggaagagagagagtttgtcAGACACTTAGAGTTTGAGATCAGGTTTCTAGCTTAGAGGCAACTTAAGTTTTCAGTCAGAGGTTAAGGCCTTTATATATGAAGCCTTAAACCCTAGGTTTAAATTCAAATCCCTTAGCAATCATATAGTTAGTTAGATATTTACAAAATACCAAAGGGCCCTTGATTTTAGATATTATTCAACCATTATGTTGGGCTTTTGGAGCCCGATTCGTAGCCCATCAATGTTGTCCACGTATAAATCTGTCCATCTAGGCATGTAGAGCCTCCTTGGCTGACCAGGTCCTTGTGGCGGCCAggctggccggccatggtgttgtctTTGGGTTGGTCGGTCAGAGGGCCAGCCAGGGGTGGTTGGCTAGCTCCTCAGAGGGAGCTGGTCTGTCACTTGATCCACGTTTGAGTGTTGGGGTCTTCGTTTGCTCATGTGCTGACTtggcttgttgggttttatgccctaaataaaactctttacaatctggttagttatcaacacaagaaatttgaagtgattgatgtttccatgaattttacatgctaatggtttaatatgtttattacattcacacacacaaaatcagttaaatccagatcatatgtttattcacaattacagtatcgtcaacacagtggaatgtgattgtgatcatatgaatcaaaagtcttggtccctgtttcatcagtattattggatttacactaatgtgataatcaacgatgatgtgtacttacagtgaaatgtgattgtgatcatatgaatcaaaagtcttggtccctgtttcatcagtattattagatttacactaatgtgataatcagcgatgatgtgtacttacacttggagtaagtgttatgttctttccaggacattagtaaagtatactagtttcgaatgtatggagtatacattggactggaccgatattgcaactaagttaaggtattacaaacttaccgttatatatatatctttccaagtccatatcagtagttgatcttaagattaaaagaatctaaattttgatatgcttaggcttaactcaggagtgctattcatattctttgatttattagttaagcctacttttaggtcagggtgatacgtatattttgggaacatgatagtatgattgagtgggagtgctgaacataaatatggaatctatagcttctactggtgtatagaagtcaagtgatgattcccttcgagcttagcaaatagaagtaaatggatgagctcatgtttaactgactaatcattagatcataaacaccatttacaggtagctaagtgttttaaggggcaaaatacattgaggggtgagaacggtaaagaaatcacatctcgatgtagatcatctatatagaggatctttaaatcacaataagattataacaatggttaaatgagatagcatattgatatcgtggaacatataatatgctctatataagtttgagagtacaattctaagttctaagagtggattcaacgaagaattaataagtaggaatttacttggtaaatttggttcacttattggaagctcagcatatagatccatggtccccattctagttgagaacattctgcttgtaagactcattaattgattcgtgattgatcaattataattctaaagttagagtatgtctaattttatgaattttcactaagcaggggtgaaattgtaaagaaaagagtttctaggtttatttatttattaatggactttatatgtctagttaataattaaattaaatgacaatattatttaataaagtattttagttattaaataattagttttggcatttaaaaggttagaattggaaaattggcgtttttgagaaaatagaaataaaatttgataaaactgcaaaagcaagtggggcccactaacacaccatggccggccacttattgtggagtttcaaattgattttttcattattttaatgccaaataattcctaacctaaacctagtagttttctataaatagaaagtgatggctcagtcaaatcacatgcttttcattagttttctgacagaaatttctctcttcagaaaaactgagccttccccactttctatacctttctgaaaccctctcttctcttttcttcttcataaatttcgaaccctagtgaaa from Cannabis sativa cultivar Pink pepper isolate KNU-18-1 chromosome 4, ASM2916894v1, whole genome shotgun sequence carries:
- the LOC115713056 gene encoding uncharacterized protein LOC115713056, which translates into the protein MGFEELEPIFGELKVEWATKQSSEELDRFLFHVHASAADTSRLTIHVTDFHSNTWEAVRSVLQLEDMRDDIGIGGSWSEFMEYVMASLKSQDVKLILDGHSNSNNGAASAKLVAQKSKGMPVISISLTKLSGPAASAAIANLSLHLFRAFKSTRELFVEEQNRSLLLTKEISAEREKNESILKQLDQSKRPKLQRSNSTDKAVTPEKQAARDTVSTKVTNRVVPAHRRARVRGVLLQDIEDTEDEKKQ